Below is a window of Bacillota bacterium DNA.
CCGAGAGCAAAAGGCGGATTTGTCACTAGGCGGCGGCACAAAAAGATCCTGAAGATGGCTAAGGGGTTCACCGGCGCGAAGAGCAAGGTATTCCGGCGGGCTAACGAGGCCGTGATGAAGTCCCTGCAGTACGCGTACAGGGATCGCCGTAACAAGAAACGGGACTTTCGAAAGCTGTGGATCGCGAGGATCAATGCCGCAGCGCGTATGAACGGGATGTCATACAGCCGGTTCATGGACGGCTTGCATAAGGCGGGCGTCGACATAAACAGGAAGACCCTTGCCGAGATCGCTGTAAGCGACCAGAACGCCTTCGGTGAGCTTGTGAAGCTGGCGAAGGCGAGCGGCGGCGGGCAGTAGCTAAGCAAGGCGGGTGGCCGGGGACAGGTGGCGGTTGGCGGTTGTGATCACGAGCCGTCGCAATCCGAAGATCCAAGAGATAAGAAAGCTTGCGCGCCGCGAGCATCGGGCTGCGACGCGCCGGTGCCTTCTCGAAGGCACGAGGTGCGTGGAGGAGGCCATGGATGCGGGGGCTAGGATATATGAGGTCCTGGTCACCCCGCATCTTCTTCACTCTGCACGCGGAGAGACGCTGCTAGAGCGGTTGAAGGCGGCTGGGGCGGGAGTAGCTGTGGTCACGGACGAGGTGATCGCGGTGGTGTCGGACACAGAGACCCCCCAGGGAATCGTGGCCGTGGCGGCCATGTCTTCGGAGACGCTGTGTCTCGACGGGAACCCTTTGATCCTTGTGGTTGACGGAGTCCGTGACCCGGGGAACCTGGGCACGCTGATTCGGACGGCTGCCGCACTCGGAAGCGGCGGGGTTATCGTTACCCGCGGGACTGTCGACATATACAACCCCAAGTGCGTCCGGGCGACCATGGGGAGCCTCTTTCGGGTGCCGGTGGAGGAACGGCCCGACGCGACCGCTGCGGTGTCCTTTCTCAAAGAGCGCGGGCTTCGCGTCGTCGCAGGGGACGTTCGTGCTAAGACGGCGTGCTACGACTGGGATTTCACTGGGCCGACCGCCGTGCTGGTGGGTGGTGAGGCGTTCGGGCCGTCCGCGGACGTCTTGACGAGGTGCGACGGCCAGGTGAGGATCCCCATGCCGGGCGGGGTTGAGTCATTCAACGTGGCGGTGGCCGGCTCGATTCTCATGTATGAGGCCGTGGCGCAGAGAGCGACATGCCGGCGGGAACGGGCTGGGAAGGCCTAGAAATGCCTGTTGCGGGCCAGGGGACGGCTGTGCTATAATGAGACGCAAAGAGTCCGACCGACACCTCTGAAGGGACGTGGTTCCTCGATGCTGGGAGCGGACTTCTTCTGGCGGCTCTTCGAAGTTACAGGATCGATCACGGCCTACCTGATTTACAGGATGCTGGTTACCCAGTAGCAGTCGGTGCCCGCGATTCGCGGTGGCAATTTGGGATGGATTCGGGATGGCGGGTGTCAGCCGAGAAGAGATGGAAGGGATGGCGCGGATCACGCACAGGTGAGGGTTTACATATCACGGGCCGTTCCCGGCTAACGCTGGACGGGTCGGAACGGCTTGAGACAGAGAACGCCATATGATCCACAGGCGATGAAGGAGAGGAGTAGACGGGACGAAGCCCCAAGGGAGGGCGCGTCGAAGACTGGAAGCGCGCCTGGGTCGGTTCCGTTGAAGTTCGCTCCTGAGCTGCAGGCTGAAAGAGCCCGGGCTTGCTTGGTCCTAGGGCTGCGTTTTGGTGTGAGAGCTCGAGAACACGGGTACACGAACGTGTTCCGCGGCAGACCGGGGGCGTCGCTGGAGAGTTCTCCCCGCGAGTAGGCTGCGCCGGAACCCCACCGTTACAAGGGGAGGGCATCGGCCTTTGAGCCTGTGCCTGGCAAATGAGATGGCGGGCAATGGCCCGGCGCCGGGTTTCGTTTTGACGGCGCGCATAGGCCTGCCAAGAAGGGTGGTACCACGGAGCCACAGTCTTCGTCCCTTGGAAGACTGTGGCTTTTTTATTGGGAGGAGCGAGGAGGGGGAAGGGGATGAGCCATGTGGTGAGGTATACAAAAAAGAGGCGACTTGACGAGCTCCTGGTCGAGCGCGGGTTTTTTGACAGTCGCCGTGCTGCGACCGGATATATCATGGCTGGCAAGGTTCTCGTGAACGGTCAGCGCGAAGACAAACCCGGCACCGTGGTGCCGTATGACGCGGACATAAGGGTGAAGGGCGTCGAGATGCCGTTCGTGGGGCGCGGCGGCCTGAAGTTGGACCATGCGCTTCGGGAATTCGGACTGGACGTGACGGGGAAGGTGGTCCTGGACGCGGGCGCGTCCACTGGCGGCTTCACGGACTGTCTCCTGCAGCGCGGCGCCAGGCTTGTCTACGCGGTCGACGTGGGCTTTGGGCAGCTTGCGGGAAAGCTACGCGTGGATCCGAGGGTCGTGTCGTTTGAGCGCACGAACATCAGCGATCTCGAGCCCGCGCGCCTTGTGCCCGCGCCGGAGATGGCCGTGGCAGACCTCTCTTATCTGTCGCTCTTGAAGGCGATCCCGATCATCGCCCGCCTCATCATCGGAGAGGGAGACATCGTGGCACTCATAAAGCCGCTCTTTGAGGACTCGAGACCCGCTGCAGCGGAGGATCCCTGCGTTCACAGAGATGTGCTTGCCCGGTTGGTCAGCCAGTTCGACCAGAAGGGATTCGGCGTGCTGGGCTTGACTCCGTCGCCTGTTCTCGGCAGCTCCGGCACGGTGGAGTTCCTCATCTGGCTATCGAAGTCAGCCAAGCACACGCGCGTAGCTGAGGTCTGGAATGCGATTCCCGCTGTGGTGGCCGCGTCGCAGCACCTGAGGGAAGCCACCCGGCGCGAGCGTGAGCGCGCTCAAGCTGGCGCGGAAGGGGAAGCGCGTCTGTA
It encodes the following:
- the rplT gene encoding 50S ribosomal protein L20, encoding MPRAKGGFVTRRRHKKILKMAKGFTGAKSKVFRRANEAVMKSLQYAYRDRRNKKRDFRKLWIARINAAARMNGMSYSRFMDGLHKAGVDINRKTLAEIAVSDQNAFGELVKLAKASGGGQ
- a CDS encoding RNA methyltransferase — its product is MAVVITSRRNPKIQEIRKLARREHRAATRRCLLEGTRCVEEAMDAGARIYEVLVTPHLLHSARGETLLERLKAAGAGVAVVTDEVIAVVSDTETPQGIVAVAAMSSETLCLDGNPLILVVDGVRDPGNLGTLIRTAAALGSGGVIVTRGTVDIYNPKCVRATMGSLFRVPVEERPDATAAVSFLKERGLRVVAGDVRAKTACYDWDFTGPTAVLVGGEAFGPSADVLTRCDGQVRIPMPGGVESFNVAVAGSILMYEAVAQRATCRRERAGKA
- a CDS encoding YqzL family protein: MLGADFFWRLFEVTGSITAYLIYRMLVTQ
- a CDS encoding TlyA family RNA methyltransferase — encoded protein: MSHVVRYTKKRRLDELLVERGFFDSRRAATGYIMAGKVLVNGQREDKPGTVVPYDADIRVKGVEMPFVGRGGLKLDHALREFGLDVTGKVVLDAGASTGGFTDCLLQRGARLVYAVDVGFGQLAGKLRVDPRVVSFERTNISDLEPARLVPAPEMAVADLSYLSLLKAIPIIARLIIGEGDIVALIKPLFEDSRPAAAEDPCVHRDVLARLVSQFDQKGFGVLGLTPSPVLGSSGTVEFLIWLSKSAKHTRVAEVWNAIPAVVAASQHLREATRRERERAQAGAEGEARL